The genomic region GCGCGGTCATGCCCGTACTGCGGGAGGGACTGGCGACGATCGCGGACGCCGCGCAGCAGATCATGGTCGTCACCGACACGGAGGGCAGGGTCCTGTGGCGTCAGGGGCACCCGGCCGTGATGCGCCGGGCCAAGGACATCTGCCTGGAGGAGGGTGCGGCCTGGGCCGAGTCGGCGACGGGCACGAACGCCATCGGTACGGCGCTCGCCGCGCGCACGCCCATCCAGGTCCACTCCGCCGAGCACTTCATCCGCGCCCTGCACAACTGGACCTGCGCGGCGGCCCCCGTGCGCGACCCCCGGGACGGCCGCCTGATGGGCATCGTCGACATCAGCGGGCCCGCCTCCACCTTCCATCCGGCGACGCTGGCACTGGTGGGTTCGGTGGCGGCGCTGGCGGAGAGCGAGCTGCGCGGCCGGCATCTGGTGGCGATCGAGCGGCTGCGCTCGGTGGCCGCGCCGCTCCTGTGCAAGCTGGGGGGCCGGGCGCTGGTGGTGGACACCCATGGCTGGCTGGCCGCCGTCAGCGGGATGCCGCCCGTGGACCGGCTGCCACTGCCGAAGTCGTTGCAGCCGGGCACGGTGTGGCTGGCCGCGCTCGGGATGTGCCGGGTGGAACCGCTGCCCGGCGGCTGGCTGATCCAGGTCGCGGAGGGCACGCACGACCGCCCACCGCGCCGGGTGGTGCTCGATCTGAGCCGGGAGCGGGGACTCACGATCCATGTGACGGGTCCCGTGGGCAGCTGGACGCACCCGCTCTCCCCCCGCCACGCGGAGCTGCTGTACGCCCTGGCCCTGCACCGGGAGGGGCGCACGGCGGCCGAACTGGCCGAGGACGTCTTCGGTGACGCCTCCAGGACGGTGACGGTGCGGGCCGAGATATCCCGGATGCGCCGCCATCTCGCGGAGGTGCTGACCCATCGGCCTTACCGCTTCCGAGAGGGCGTCGAGGTGGAGGTGGTCCATCCGGACGTGCCGGCCGACCTGCTGCCCCGTTCCACCGCTCCGGTGGTGCTCAGGGCACGTACGCCCGCGGGGACGGTCTGAGCAGGGCCGGGTTTGGCCGCGGGTCGCGGCCGTGGTTTTCTGACCGCCATGAGCGACTCCACGCACTCCGCCCCCGCCGTCGACGACCATGACCGGCTGGTATCTGGAACAGACGTCGCCCGCCGACCTGGCCCCCGCCGCCCTCCCCGCGGACGGAGTGACGGTGGCGCGTTCGGAGATACCGCTGCCGGAGTTCAGCCGGTTCCTCTACACAGCGGTGGGCGCGGACGTCCGGTGGACCGACCGGCTGGACCACACCTACGCGCAGTGGCGGGCCTTCCTGGAGCGGCCGGGGGTCGAGACCTGGGTGGCCTACGAGAACGGGACCCCCGCGGGGTTCATCGAGCTCGACGCCCAGGAGGACGGGGCCGTCGAGATCACCTACTTCGGCCTGATCCCGGCGTTCCGGGGCCGCCGGATCGGCGGCCACCTGCTGTCGTACGGCGTGGCGCGCGCCTGGGACCTCGCGGAGCGCCATCCGGAGCGGACCCCCACCAAGAGGGTGTGGCTGCACACGTGCTCCGACGACGGCCCGCACGCGATGGACAACTATCTGCGGCGTGGATTCCGGCTGTTCGACACGGAGACCGAGCAGGAACTCCAGGTCGCCCACCCCGGCCCCTGGCCCGGCGCGCACGCCTGATCGCACGCCTGATCGCACGCCCGGATTCACGCCCTCATGTCGCTTTGTCGACAGGAAAGGCGTGACCGACACCACAGCGTCTCACTCCTCGGGACCATCCCGTCCACATGATGGATCGTGGTGGACTGGCCCGAGATACGCGTGACACGCTTCCGTCATGTCTGGAACTGGAATTGCCTTGGTGAGTCGGCGGCACGTCGACCTCGGCCGCATGTCCAGCGCCATCTGTCCGGTCCGCTGAGAGTCTCCAGCACCGCGATTTCCTGAAGTCCGCTCCACCCCTGCGCACCGCCGCGCCTCACGCGAGTGTGCAGTTCAGAGCCGCCCTCCTGCAGTCCCGAAGGACGTATAGCCATGGCCGCCATCCCCGAGAAGCCTGCTACCGCCACGCCCCGCCGCAAGGCCGGACGTCACCGTGGTGAAGGTCAGTGGGCCATGGGCCACTACACCCCGCTCAACGGGAACGAGCAGTTCAAGAAGGACGACGACAGTCTCAACGTGCGGACGCGCATTGAGACGATCTACTCGAAGCGCGGATTCGACTCCATCGACCCGAACGACCTTCGCGGACGCATGCGCTGGTGGGGTCTGTACACCCAGCGGCGGCCCGGCATCGACGGCGGCAAGACCGCCGTCCTGGAGCCGGAGGAGCTGGACGACCGCTACTTCATGCTGCGCGTGCGCATCGACGGCGGGAGGCTGACCACCGAGCAGCTGCGCGTCATCGGCGAGATCTCGCAGGAGTACGCGCGCGGCACCGCCGATGTCACCGACCGGCAGAACGTCCAGCTGCACTGGATCCGCATCGAGGACGTCCCGGCGATCTGGCAGAAGCTCGAGGCCGTCGGGCTCTCGACGACCGAGGCGTGCGGCGACTGCCCCCGTGTGATCATCGGCTCCCCGGTGGCCGGGATCGCCGCCGACGAGATCATCGACGGCACACCCGCGGTCGACGAGATCCACGAGCGCTACATCGGCAGCAAGGAATTCTCCAACCTGCCCCGTAAGTTCAAGACCGCGATCTCGGGCTCGCCGGTCCAGGACGTCGTGCACGAGATCAACGACATCGCCTTCGTCGGCGTGGACCACCCCGAGCACGGCCCCGGCTTCGACCTGTGGGTCGGCGGCGGACTCTCCACCAACCCGCGGTTCGCCGAACGCCTGGGCGCCTGGGTGCCGCTGGACGAGGTCCCCGACGTCTGGGCCGGCGTCGTAGGGATCTTCCGCGACTACGGCTACCGCCGGCTGCGTACGCGTGCCCGCCTGAAGTTCCTGATGGCCGACTGGGGTCCGGAGAAGTTCCGCCGGATCCTCGAGGACGAGTACCTCAAGCGCCCGATGCTGGACGGGCCGCCGCCGGCCCAGCCGACCTCCCGCTGGCGCGACCACATCGGTGTGCACGCGCAGCAGGACGGCCGTTTCTACG from Streptomyces sp. QL37 harbors:
- a CDS encoding nitrite/sulfite reductase: MAAIPEKPATATPRRKAGRHRGEGQWAMGHYTPLNGNEQFKKDDDSLNVRTRIETIYSKRGFDSIDPNDLRGRMRWWGLYTQRRPGIDGGKTAVLEPEELDDRYFMLRVRIDGGRLTTEQLRVIGEISQEYARGTADVTDRQNVQLHWIRIEDVPAIWQKLEAVGLSTTEACGDCPRVIIGSPVAGIAADEIIDGTPAVDEIHERYIGSKEFSNLPRKFKTAISGSPVQDVVHEINDIAFVGVDHPEHGPGFDLWVGGGLSTNPRFAERLGAWVPLDEVPDVWAGVVGIFRDYGYRRLRTRARLKFLMADWGPEKFRRILEDEYLKRPMLDGPPPAQPTSRWRDHIGVHAQQDGRFYVGFAPRVGRVDGSTLAKIADLAEAHGSGRVRTTVEQKMLILDVEQDRIESLTAGLEALDFQVNASPFRRGTMACTGIEFCKLAIVETKARGAALIDELERRLPDFDEPLSININGCPNACARIQTADIGLKGQLMLDGEGNQVEGYQVHLGGALGLEAGFGRKVRGLKVTSAELPDYVERVLGRFQEEREDGERFATWAARASAESLS
- a CDS encoding GNAT family N-acetyltransferase, producing MTGWYLEQTSPADLAPAALPADGVTVARSEIPLPEFSRFLYTAVGADVRWTDRLDHTYAQWRAFLERPGVETWVAYENGTPAGFIELDAQEDGAVEITYFGLIPAFRGRRIGGHLLSYGVARAWDLAERHPERTPTKRVWLHTCSDDGPHAMDNYLRRGFRLFDTETEQELQVAHPGPWPGAHA
- a CDS encoding GAF domain-containing protein — protein: MEADPVARPRPENASYPALTERSVHRAREARLAGEHTAAVPRAEIGASWDRVLRSGIDPEQSPESRLLETDEIEYRRRDTALGAVMPVLREGLATIADAAQQIMVVTDTEGRVLWRQGHPAVMRRAKDICLEEGAAWAESATGTNAIGTALAARTPIQVHSAEHFIRALHNWTCAAAPVRDPRDGRLMGIVDISGPASTFHPATLALVGSVAALAESELRGRHLVAIERLRSVAAPLLCKLGGRALVVDTHGWLAAVSGMPPVDRLPLPKSLQPGTVWLAALGMCRVEPLPGGWLIQVAEGTHDRPPRRVVLDLSRERGLTIHVTGPVGSWTHPLSPRHAELLYALALHREGRTAAELAEDVFGDASRTVTVRAEISRMRRHLAEVLTHRPYRFREGVEVEVVHPDVPADLLPRSTAPVVLRARTPAGTV